One window of the Granulicella arctica genome contains the following:
- a CDS encoding Gfo/Idh/MocA family protein has product MLVRVLNPDENLLSVDASQNEPPRGDRRKFIRTSSLAVGALAFGPPALVRGQHLNSKLNIACIGIGGKGRSDTDACAAENIVALCDVDSGSDAYETQTRKYPSAKFYKDFRQMLDQLGDQIDAVTVSTPDHMHAIIASAAMKRNKAVFCQKPLTQTIYEARYLSNMAQDRKIVTQMGNQGSASDGLRRAVETIQDGLIGQVHEVHVWTNRPIWPQAMELSDGEDPIPATLDWDTWIGAAPMRPYVGIRNPNDKFGTYTPFNWRGWQDFGTGALGDMACHTVNVPFRALQLDYPTEIEAMPFGRMNKQSYPVGSKIRFAFPKRTGRTPFEHPHLFHHFKKIEHDPVTLWWYDGGQPDPTARGGHDLTNKPPAELTTDIVVLQGKLPNSGCLLIGEGGMVFLPDDYGTNFFIKLKGEKEFVNYLKHPAMAQHPERIARNRHAGDGNLVRAHALEWIDAIKANKPEMCYSRFNIGARLVEIMLLGCVSLRVGQKIEWDGPKMVAKNCPQAAQYIRRQDRTNWALS; this is encoded by the coding sequence ATGCTGGTGCGCGTGCTCAATCCAGACGAAAACCTGCTCTCTGTGGACGCCTCACAAAACGAACCCCCGCGTGGCGACCGCCGGAAATTTATTAGAACCAGTTCTCTCGCTGTCGGCGCCCTCGCGTTTGGCCCGCCTGCACTGGTGCGCGGACAGCATCTCAACAGCAAGCTGAACATCGCCTGCATTGGCATCGGCGGAAAAGGTCGTAGCGACACGGATGCTTGCGCTGCTGAGAACATCGTCGCACTGTGCGATGTGGACTCCGGTTCCGATGCATATGAGACGCAAACAAGAAAATATCCGAGCGCCAAGTTCTACAAAGACTTTCGTCAGATGCTGGATCAACTTGGCGATCAGATCGATGCGGTGACAGTCTCCACGCCGGACCATATGCACGCCATCATTGCGTCGGCTGCCATGAAGAGGAATAAAGCGGTGTTCTGCCAGAAGCCGCTGACGCAAACGATCTATGAAGCGCGTTACCTGAGCAACATGGCCCAAGACCGAAAGATCGTAACGCAGATGGGCAATCAAGGTAGTGCCTCGGACGGTCTCCGCCGCGCGGTGGAGACGATTCAGGACGGTCTCATCGGACAAGTGCATGAAGTCCATGTCTGGACAAATCGCCCAATCTGGCCGCAGGCCATGGAGCTTTCGGATGGAGAAGACCCCATTCCTGCCACATTGGATTGGGATACCTGGATTGGAGCGGCTCCCATGCGGCCATACGTTGGCATCAGGAACCCGAATGACAAATTTGGTACTTACACGCCGTTCAACTGGCGTGGCTGGCAGGATTTCGGAACCGGCGCACTGGGCGATATGGCTTGCCACACCGTCAACGTGCCCTTTCGCGCTCTGCAACTCGATTATCCTACCGAGATTGAAGCGATGCCCTTCGGCAGAATGAACAAGCAATCGTATCCCGTCGGCTCCAAAATTCGATTCGCGTTTCCCAAACGCACGGGCCGTACTCCCTTTGAGCATCCACACCTCTTCCACCACTTCAAGAAGATCGAGCACGACCCGGTGACACTCTGGTGGTACGACGGCGGCCAGCCTGACCCCACAGCCCGTGGCGGCCACGACCTTACCAACAAGCCGCCTGCGGAACTCACTACCGACATTGTTGTGCTGCAAGGCAAGCTTCCGAACAGCGGCTGCCTGCTCATTGGAGAAGGAGGCATGGTCTTCTTACCGGACGACTACGGGACCAATTTCTTCATCAAGCTCAAGGGCGAAAAAGAATTCGTCAACTACCTTAAGCACCCGGCCATGGCGCAACATCCGGAGCGAATTGCCCGCAATAGGCATGCCGGAGATGGGAATCTCGTGCGGGCGCATGCACTGGAATGGATCGATGCCATTAAGGCGAACAAACCAGAGATGTGTTATTCGCGTTTTAATATCGGAGCGCGCCTTGTGGAGATTATGCTGCTGGGCTGCGTGTCCTTGCGCGTCGGCCAGAAGATCGAATGGGATGGACCGAAGATGGTTGCGAAAAACTGTCCTCAGGCTGCGCAGTACATACGACGGCAAGACCGCACCAATTGGGCACTTTCCTGA
- a CDS encoding tyrosine-type recombinase/integrase has product MTAEQSKKLLAVHSGKQLRDLRNHAVLAMLLGCGLRRAELIAVRIEDFELREDHWVLADLTGKGRHMRTISVPQQKTYRLSRSGHVDVRR; this is encoded by the coding sequence TTGACCGCTGAACAGAGCAAGAAGCTGCTGGCCGTCCACTCAGGTAAACAACTGAGAGACCTACGCAATCATGCTGTTCTAGCCATGCTTCTCGGCTGCGGCTTACGCAGAGCGGAACTTATCGCCGTTAGGATTGAAGACTTTGAGCTTCGAGAAGACCACTGGGTGCTCGCAGACCTGACCGGAAAAGGCCGACACATGCGCACCATTTCGGTGCCTCAACAAAAGACATACAGACTCAGCAGGTCTGGTCACGTCGATGTGCGCAGGTGA
- a CDS encoding AraC family transcriptional regulator: MHQLGMRPKLFARIARFEAALEFKAHFDLRLWTSVAHTFGYYDQMHMIRDFAEFTGGTPSETLNQPEKSLWSRSGLYERPAPPSRKRVLYGSSCSALDFEQLERQKVLLPWSIFLC; this comes from the coding sequence TTGCACCAGTTAGGCATGCGGCCCAAACTCTTTGCCAGGATCGCGAGGTTCGAAGCAGCTCTTGAATTCAAGGCGCACTTCGACTTGAGATTGTGGACCAGCGTCGCCCATACCTTCGGCTATTACGACCAGATGCACATGATCCGCGACTTCGCCGAGTTCACTGGCGGTACTCCATCGGAGACTCTCAACCAACCGGAAAAGTCTTTGTGGAGCAGATCAGGTCTTTACGAGCGGCCGGCTCCGCCCTCCCGGAAGCGAGTTCTTTACGGCTCGTCCTGTAGTGCTCTCGATTTCGAACAACTTGAGCGCCAAAAAGTATTACTACCCTGGTCAATCTTCCTTTGCTGA
- a CDS encoding cupin domain-containing protein, whose translation MSRSDVGGRYAIIEAHTPPGLGPELHIHPLQNELFLVLKGSIGVQCGLDRVILKVSDTFMAPASVPHAFVALGAEPAHTLFLF comes from the coding sequence GTGTCAAGATCTGACGTCGGCGGCAGGTACGCCATCATCGAGGCTCATACCCCGCCCGGCCTCGGACCCGAATTACATATCCATCCTCTTCAGAACGAATTGTTCCTTGTACTGAAAGGCAGCATAGGAGTGCAATGTGGCTTAGACCGGGTCATCCTGAAGGTCAGCGATACGTTCATGGCGCCCGCCAGTGTCCCGCACGCCTTTGTAGCTCTGGGAGCGGAGCCGGCACACACCCTTTTTCTTTTTTGA
- a CDS encoding tyrosine-type recombinase/integrase: protein MRCLLLLRPKVIFVQCFISFYDLGQLWEYADLNRNPIELIKVRGVTKRAKEIVLLTPEQAVAIIASLQQPYNLMVMTVAALGLRLSEMLGLQWEDIDWKQKTVTIKRCAYRGTIDEAKTYRVGLPFASSKE from the coding sequence ATGCGTTGCCTCTTGCTGCTCCGTCCAAAGGTCATATTCGTTCAATGCTTCATAAGCTTTTATGACCTCGGCCAACTTTGGGAGTATGCGGACCTGAACCGTAATCCTATCGAGTTGATAAAGGTGCGTGGAGTTACGAAACGAGCGAAGGAAATTGTCCTACTGACTCCCGAACAGGCCGTGGCTATCATCGCTTCTCTACAGCAGCCATACAATCTGATGGTGATGACCGTTGCCGCATTGGGCCTGAGACTGAGTGAAATGCTGGGACTTCAATGGGAAGATATTGACTGGAAGCAGAAGACGGTCACAATCAAGCGGTGTGCATATCGAGGAACAATAGACGAGGCCAAGACCTACCGCGTCGGATTACCATTTGCCAGTTCGAAGGAATAG
- a CDS encoding PhzF family phenazine biosynthesis protein, with protein sequence MSNHGDLPEELRSFNYSQVDVFAERAMEGNALAIFTDARGLSTEEMQALARETNLSETTFIIPRDEAIEREHGVQVRIFTTQEELRFAGHPTLGTASWLYWKHPVFKGAEQITLDLPVGRIPVRFSPVERGQRGVFGTMHQNDPSFGHIHDPGAIAEALGLTVEDLDPLLPIQTVSTGMAFCIVPLRSMEVAARLQIPYVRAQTYLDHSDAKFFHCITRAEAASGADWHARMQFYNGEDPATGSASGCTIAYLVQHGLAVSGQAVVIEQGIEMLRPSRIHVQATSRDNSISGVFVGGRTILVAKGRLFIP encoded by the coding sequence ATGTCAAATCACGGAGATCTCCCAGAAGAGCTTCGAAGCTTCAATTACTCACAGGTGGATGTTTTCGCAGAGCGTGCCATGGAGGGAAATGCTCTTGCAATCTTTACGGACGCACGTGGTCTTTCGACTGAGGAAATGCAAGCCCTGGCGCGAGAGACCAACCTTTCCGAGACTACGTTTATCATTCCGCGAGATGAGGCAATCGAACGTGAACACGGAGTGCAGGTACGCATCTTCACCACGCAGGAGGAGCTTCGCTTCGCCGGACACCCTACACTCGGCACTGCGAGCTGGCTTTATTGGAAGCATCCTGTCTTCAAAGGAGCCGAGCAGATCACCCTGGATCTTCCTGTTGGCCGTATTCCTGTGCGCTTCAGTCCGGTTGAGCGTGGACAGCGTGGAGTCTTTGGCACCATGCACCAAAATGATCCCAGCTTTGGCCATATTCACGATCCGGGAGCTATCGCCGAAGCGCTCGGCCTAACCGTCGAGGATCTCGATCCCTTGCTCCCCATTCAGACCGTCTCAACGGGCATGGCGTTCTGTATCGTGCCGCTCCGTTCGATGGAGGTCGCAGCCCGTCTGCAAATTCCATACGTTCGTGCGCAGACCTATCTGGACCACAGTGACGCCAAGTTCTTTCACTGCATTACCCGTGCCGAGGCCGCATCTGGAGCGGACTGGCATGCGCGTATGCAGTTCTACAACGGTGAAGATCCAGCTACAGGATCTGCATCAGGATGCACCATTGCCTACCTCGTGCAGCATGGCCTTGCTGTCAGCGGCCAAGCCGTCGTCATCGAGCAGGGAATTGAGATGCTCCGTCCAAGTCGCATTCACGTTCAAGCGACATCGCGTGACAATTCCATTTCGGGAGTGTTCGTCGGAGGACGCACTATTCTCGTTGCAAAGGGACGCCTTTTCATCCCGTGA
- a CDS encoding response regulator, which yields MSAKQQPLREGLSAGPAATAQSGRSEIAMRPKKVILCVDDNEQVLSVRTFLLETRGYRVIQALSPHDALEQIQQAAPGAIDLLLCDLLMPQMDGNELVRRSKQLHPSLPAMIVSGTVNAADRAICADAFLPKGACSPVEMLERIRILVARKRGPRKAVTSQHHGPMMAVALAS from the coding sequence GTGTCTGCCAAACAGCAGCCGCTTCGTGAAGGCCTATCCGCCGGACCCGCCGCTACGGCGCAGTCTGGCAGAAGCGAGATTGCAATGCGCCCCAAGAAGGTTATTCTCTGCGTCGACGATAACGAGCAGGTCCTGTCCGTTCGCACCTTCCTCCTTGAAACCCGTGGCTATCGGGTCATCCAGGCACTCTCTCCACACGATGCGCTCGAACAGATTCAGCAAGCGGCTCCCGGCGCGATCGATCTTCTCCTCTGTGATCTCCTCATGCCCCAGATGGACGGTAATGAACTCGTTCGCCGTTCCAAGCAACTTCATCCTTCGCTTCCCGCGATGATCGTGTCCGGTACTGTAAACGCAGCGGATCGCGCCATCTGCGCCGATGCTTTTCTGCCCAAGGGAGCCTGTTCGCCGGTAGAAATGCTTGAACGCATTCGCATCCTGGTTGCTCGCAAACGTGGACCGCGAAAGGCGGTCACCTCGCAGCACCACGGTCCGATGATGGCCGTTGCCCTCGCTTCGTAG
- a CDS encoding GNAT family N-acetyltransferase, which translates to MADSTALALIGAATMLEAFAGLVPGHALIAHCQKNHVSAAVTSLLEQPQTRAWLAEVPPGAAPIGYAILTAPTFPEELVQDGDLELRRIYLFSKFHGSGAGRRLMEIAIATAREQKALRLLLGVHPDNQRALAFYRKNGFVQIGTRSFQVGTSIFEDPVFALTL; encoded by the coding sequence GTGGCTGATTCTACTGCGTTGGCGCTCATCGGGGCGGCCACGATGCTCGAAGCCTTTGCCGGCTTGGTTCCCGGCCACGCGTTGATTGCGCATTGCCAAAAGAATCATGTTTCGGCGGCAGTAACGTCGCTCCTGGAACAACCCCAGACGCGGGCATGGCTGGCCGAAGTGCCACCTGGCGCGGCACCCATCGGTTACGCGATCCTTACTGCTCCCACCTTTCCGGAGGAACTTGTGCAGGATGGTGATCTGGAACTGCGGCGAATCTATCTTTTCTCCAAATTTCACGGCAGCGGCGCGGGTCGGCGCTTGATGGAGATTGCGATCGCGACTGCTCGCGAGCAGAAGGCTTTACGGCTACTCCTGGGAGTTCACCCTGACAATCAACGTGCGCTTGCCTTTTATCGTAAGAATGGCTTTGTGCAGATTGGAACTCGCAGCTTCCAGGTGGGCACGTCCATCTTTGAAGACCCCGTCTTCGCCCTGACGCTCTAG
- the recG gene encoding ATP-dependent DNA helicase RecG, whose translation MLELSTSIKFVKRVGERVAEGLARRGVETVEDLLYHLPFRYEDRLNPVLMSELVAGTMSSVIGEVRGSVLLTTRGGPLFEMTVGQGLTSLKCMWFNGTYLKDKFKLGQMVALYGKLEASRSSAGRFKMIQPQFEILPAPGTTGPDAEFAMLEMGRIVPIYESLGGTTPWGAKLTSKWTRRVMWSVFEELTEGNIEAQETLPSALRQRLAMPGRMQALRSIHFPEAGTPMVELMSAATSGHRRLIFEELFYLELGLELKRRRMREREGTAFVTDATVRQAIKQVLPFHPTTAQKRVLGEIVSDMRQPQPMRRLLQGDVGSGKTIVAMQAALVAIENGYQAALMAPTEILATQHYLSARKLLAEVLSPRTGKPYRVTLLTGSLDEAMKREARGRIYRGETDLAIGTHALIEDKVDFDNLGLVIVDEQHRFGVQQRFKLMKKPGALDPDVLVMTATPIPRTLALTLYGDLDVSVIDELPPGRTPIVTRQTSDQRAEEVWAFVRKQVGLGRQAYLVYPVIEGAKDDQPELDFAHDVERIEASATVKPKRVSKKVAAKPKQAKLPTPKQELRSATAMFDELRNGALAGLRLGLLHGRLSSDDKEVTMNRFKRGEIDVLIATTVIEVGVDVPNASVMVIEHAERFGLAQMHQLRGRVGRGAAKSFCILMTGPRVSEQAEARLEAMVRTQNGFELAELDLQQRGPGEFFGTRQAGMPEFRVANLLRDRALLELAKLEAARFALEPDPAISKVESDAVWSRLRHQWQRRYGLVEA comes from the coding sequence GTGCTGGAACTATCGACATCGATCAAGTTTGTAAAGCGGGTAGGTGAACGTGTTGCCGAAGGACTCGCCAGGCGGGGCGTCGAGACGGTTGAGGACCTGCTGTACCACCTGCCGTTCCGGTACGAAGACCGGCTGAACCCTGTGCTAATGAGTGAGTTGGTCGCTGGAACGATGTCGTCTGTGATCGGCGAGGTGCGCGGATCGGTCCTGCTGACGACACGCGGCGGGCCGCTCTTCGAGATGACAGTCGGGCAGGGTCTGACCTCGCTGAAGTGCATGTGGTTCAACGGAACCTACCTGAAAGACAAGTTCAAGCTGGGGCAGATGGTTGCGCTCTACGGAAAGCTTGAGGCCTCTCGGTCGTCTGCGGGGCGATTTAAGATGATCCAGCCTCAGTTTGAGATTCTCCCCGCACCGGGAACGACCGGCCCGGATGCCGAGTTTGCCATGCTCGAAATGGGCAGGATCGTGCCAATCTACGAGTCGCTCGGCGGAACAACTCCGTGGGGTGCGAAGCTCACCTCCAAGTGGACGCGGCGGGTGATGTGGAGCGTCTTCGAAGAGTTGACGGAAGGGAATATCGAGGCTCAGGAGACGCTACCGAGCGCGCTTCGGCAACGGCTGGCAATGCCAGGAAGGATGCAGGCACTCCGGTCGATCCACTTCCCCGAAGCCGGAACGCCGATGGTGGAGCTGATGTCGGCGGCAACATCGGGGCACCGGCGGTTAATCTTTGAGGAACTGTTCTACCTCGAGCTTGGGCTTGAGCTCAAGCGGCGACGGATGCGGGAGCGCGAGGGGACGGCTTTTGTGACAGACGCTACGGTGCGGCAGGCGATCAAGCAGGTACTTCCCTTCCATCCGACGACAGCGCAGAAGCGCGTGCTCGGCGAAATCGTAAGCGACATGCGGCAGCCCCAGCCGATGCGTCGGCTGCTGCAAGGCGATGTCGGCTCCGGCAAGACGATTGTCGCAATGCAGGCAGCCTTGGTGGCCATCGAGAATGGCTATCAAGCTGCGCTCATGGCCCCGACCGAGATTTTGGCGACGCAGCATTATCTGTCGGCTCGCAAGCTGCTGGCCGAGGTGCTATCACCGCGAACGGGCAAGCCGTATCGTGTAACGCTGTTGACTGGTTCGCTGGATGAAGCTATGAAGCGTGAGGCGCGCGGGCGAATCTACCGCGGCGAAACTGATCTCGCCATTGGGACGCACGCCCTGATCGAGGACAAGGTTGACTTCGACAATCTCGGCCTGGTGATCGTGGACGAGCAGCACCGATTCGGCGTCCAGCAACGCTTCAAGTTGATGAAGAAACCCGGAGCGCTCGACCCGGATGTGTTGGTGATGACAGCAACGCCGATTCCACGCACGTTAGCGTTGACGCTCTACGGCGATCTGGACGTGAGCGTCATCGACGAGTTACCGCCCGGTCGAACGCCTATTGTGACGCGGCAGACGAGCGATCAGCGGGCAGAAGAGGTCTGGGCGTTTGTTCGCAAGCAAGTTGGACTTGGGCGACAGGCTTATCTCGTCTACCCAGTCATTGAGGGGGCAAAAGACGATCAACCTGAGCTTGATTTCGCACACGATGTAGAGAGAATCGAAGCCTCTGCAACGGTGAAGCCAAAGCGTGTGAGCAAGAAGGTCGCTGCTAAGCCGAAACAGGCGAAGCTGCCTACGCCGAAGCAGGAGTTACGGTCGGCGACCGCCATGTTCGACGAGCTTCGAAACGGCGCGCTCGCCGGCCTGCGGCTTGGCTTGCTGCACGGTCGGCTTAGCTCGGATGACAAAGAGGTAACGATGAACCGTTTCAAGCGCGGCGAGATCGATGTTTTGATCGCGACGACAGTGATCGAGGTCGGCGTCGATGTGCCGAACGCCTCGGTCATGGTAATCGAGCATGCAGAGCGATTTGGGCTTGCCCAGATGCATCAGCTTCGTGGCCGCGTTGGGCGAGGCGCAGCGAAGAGCTTCTGCATTCTGATGACTGGCCCGCGCGTGTCAGAGCAGGCTGAGGCGCGGCTGGAAGCAATGGTACGAACGCAGAACGGCTTCGAGCTTGCCGAGTTGGACCTTCAACAGCGTGGTCCGGGAGAGTTCTTTGGCACACGGCAGGCAGGTATGCCGGAGTTTCGCGTGGCGAACCTGTTGCGCGACCGAGCACTGCTGGAGCTTGCCAAGCTCGAAGCGGCGCGCTTTGCGCTTGAGCCCGATCCGGCTATTTCAAAGGTCGAATCGGACGCGGTCTGGTCGCGGCTCAGGCATCAGTGGCAGCGCCGATACGGACTTGTCGAAGCCTAG
- a CDS encoding ABC transporter ATP-binding protein: protein MPIVELEHVRKAYDTKVAVSDLSFKIEPGTMFGLLGPNGSGKTSTIRMMIGITVPDSGAVSLFGKPFTRDALKRVGYLPEERGLYKKMKVMDQLIFLGQLHGLDATVASKRAHAWCERLQITEAIPKKTEELSKGMQQKIQFISTLLHDPELIIMDEPFSGLDPVNATLLIDTLIDLRKSGKTILFSTHRMDQVEKMCDAIAIIHRSHLVLSGSMRDIKASYPRNRVQINFSGDASFLQHPSIEEYKDYSGRAEIKLRPAVSGDPDAQPLLAEAIARGTRISRFEVTEPTLEEIFIEKVGAENIANAAGGNVDA, encoded by the coding sequence ATGCCCATCGTAGAACTCGAACACGTCCGTAAGGCTTACGACACCAAAGTCGCTGTTTCCGACCTCAGCTTCAAGATCGAACCGGGCACTATGTTCGGCCTACTCGGCCCTAACGGCTCCGGTAAGACCTCCACAATCCGCATGATGATCGGCATTACCGTGCCGGACTCTGGTGCTGTTTCGCTCTTCGGCAAGCCGTTCACCCGCGACGCTCTGAAGCGCGTCGGGTACCTACCCGAGGAGCGCGGCCTCTACAAGAAGATGAAAGTCATGGACCAGCTCATCTTTCTTGGTCAACTCCACGGTCTCGATGCCACCGTTGCCAGCAAGCGCGCCCACGCCTGGTGCGAGCGCCTTCAGATTACCGAGGCTATCCCGAAGAAGACGGAAGAGTTGTCAAAGGGCATGCAGCAGAAGATCCAGTTCATCTCGACCCTTCTCCATGACCCGGAACTGATCATCATGGATGAGCCCTTCAGCGGCCTTGACCCCGTCAACGCGACTCTGCTGATCGACACCCTGATCGACCTTCGCAAATCAGGCAAGACCATCCTCTTCTCGACTCATCGGATGGATCAGGTGGAGAAGATGTGCGACGCCATCGCCATCATCCATCGTAGCCACCTCGTCCTCTCCGGTTCCATGCGCGACATCAAAGCAAGCTACCCGCGGAACCGTGTTCAGATCAACTTCAGCGGCGATGCCTCGTTCCTTCAGCACCCTTCGATCGAGGAGTACAAGGACTACAGCGGCCGCGCTGAGATAAAGCTGCGACCAGCGGTCAGCGGAGATCCGGACGCCCAGCCTCTCCTCGCCGAGGCGATCGCTCGTGGCACACGCATCTCCCGTTTCGAGGTCACTGAACCGACACTCGAAGAGATCTTCATCGAAAAGGTTGGCGCGGAAAATATCGCCAACGCCGCAGGAGGAAACGTCGATGCATAA
- a CDS encoding ABC transporter permease, giving the protein MHNVWLIAQREYLERIRTKSFLVMTILIPLLMGGGIFGSAYLGGKSQSNSHIAIVSKDIQVAEDLQAELEHGKHSKMVVDIISPPAADTRHVLDGELADKQLDGYLWITPGANSGARPSFAWTPKSKADIVTKGTISTALRTVLTRESLTHQGMVASDVDALMQPVDLDNSQAGKNDDSETAFFSAYALFFLMYFVIMLYGMNVARSIIEEKTSRVFEVLLATIRPEEMMAGKVIGVGSVGLTQVGIWLLTAIILTSTSLVAHFTGSDVHVPLSAMQIGFFIVFFLLGYLLYSSIAAALGAMTNSEQELQQLNMFLVMPLALCMFSLSVVIPNPDGAAATVLSFIPFCTPLIMYLRISMGHPSGVQIASSIALMIVTIYGILWIASRIYRVGILMYGKKPSLPEIIRWLKYS; this is encoded by the coding sequence ATGCATAATGTGTGGCTGATCGCCCAACGCGAATACCTTGAGCGTATCCGTACCAAGAGCTTCCTCGTCATGACCATCCTGATCCCGCTGCTTATGGGGGGCGGCATCTTCGGCAGCGCCTATCTTGGTGGCAAATCACAGTCGAATTCGCACATTGCTATCGTCTCGAAGGACATCCAGGTCGCCGAAGATCTGCAGGCGGAACTCGAGCATGGCAAGCACAGCAAGATGGTCGTTGATATCATCTCTCCACCAGCGGCTGACACGCGTCACGTCCTCGATGGCGAGTTGGCGGATAAGCAACTCGACGGCTATCTCTGGATCACGCCCGGAGCCAACAGTGGGGCTCGTCCTTCGTTCGCCTGGACTCCAAAATCCAAAGCCGACATCGTTACCAAGGGAACCATTTCGACCGCGCTCCGCACCGTACTCACCCGCGAGAGCCTGACCCACCAGGGTATGGTTGCCTCCGATGTTGATGCCCTGATGCAACCGGTCGATCTCGACAACTCGCAGGCAGGTAAGAACGATGATTCTGAAACTGCGTTCTTCAGCGCCTATGCGCTCTTTTTCCTGATGTACTTTGTCATCATGCTGTACGGGATGAACGTGGCGCGCTCGATCATCGAAGAAAAAACCTCACGTGTCTTCGAGGTGTTGCTTGCTACGATCCGTCCCGAGGAGATGATGGCCGGCAAGGTCATCGGCGTTGGCTCGGTTGGACTGACGCAGGTCGGTATCTGGCTACTGACCGCGATCATTCTTACAAGCACATCGCTTGTCGCTCACTTCACCGGCTCAGACGTTCATGTGCCTCTCAGCGCCATGCAGATCGGTTTTTTCATCGTCTTCTTCCTGCTTGGCTACCTGCTCTACTCGTCGATTGCCGCTGCACTCGGAGCGATGACCAACTCTGAGCAGGAACTTCAACAGCTCAACATGTTCCTCGTCATGCCACTTGCCCTTTGCATGTTTTCGCTCAGCGTAGTTATTCCGAACCCTGATGGCGCAGCCGCGACGGTGCTTTCATTTATTCCTTTCTGCACGCCGCTGATCATGTATCTGCGAATCTCGATGGGGCATCCCTCCGGCGTCCAAATCGCTTCGTCGATCGCCCTGATGATTGTCACCATCTACGGCATCCTTTGGATTGCGAGCCGCATCTACCGCGTCGGCATCTTGATGTACGGGAAGAAGCCCAGCCTGCCTGAGATCATTCGTTGGCTGAAGTACAGCTAA
- a CDS encoding DUF3606 domain-containing protein, which produces MSDLTSKIEHQVEHDPHGPHDPNEINPKLASDIAYWAKEFGVTGQLLHEAIRVHGTHVEKVRAALAHHQVSLT; this is translated from the coding sequence ATGAGTGATCTCACAAGCAAGATTGAACACCAGGTAGAGCATGACCCCCACGGACCGCACGATCCCAACGAGATCAATCCCAAGCTCGCTTCGGATATTGCCTACTGGGCGAAGGAGTTCGGTGTTACAGGACAACTCCTTCACGAGGCTATTCGGGTTCACGGAACGCATGTTGAAAAGGTGCGCGCCGCGTTGGCTCATCATCAAGTAAGCCTGACATAA
- a CDS encoding lysophospholipid acyltransferase family protein — translation MAFTVKQRIVLAVVPRITALLIRLLGMTLRYEDRTEAGVTPGYAIPGPFVFAFWHRSLLACAHRFRGLDIAILISRSFDGELIARTVELLGFTAVRGSSNRGGPTGLRQMERAYQDGHRCAITADGPRGPVFVAKPGTAQLAQLVGAWVGTFYVLPVRAWELRSWDRFLIPKPFSRVVITWPAHIPATEVTEGSVQAALEQAVAMAGPNFTESVVD, via the coding sequence GTGGCCTTTACCGTTAAACAGCGGATTGTTCTCGCGGTCGTACCGCGTATCACGGCGCTACTGATTCGACTGCTTGGCATGACCCTCAGGTATGAAGATCGTACCGAAGCGGGTGTCACTCCGGGCTACGCGATTCCCGGACCGTTCGTCTTTGCTTTCTGGCATCGATCCCTACTGGCTTGCGCCCATCGCTTCCGCGGTCTAGATATTGCGATCCTCATCAGCCGCAGCTTCGACGGGGAACTCATCGCTCGCACGGTAGAACTCCTCGGATTCACAGCCGTTCGTGGCTCCAGCAATCGAGGTGGACCTACGGGTCTTCGTCAGATGGAACGGGCCTATCAGGACGGTCATCGCTGCGCTATCACAGCGGACGGGCCACGCGGACCGGTCTTCGTGGCCAAGCCCGGAACTGCCCAGCTGGCCCAGCTTGTCGGGGCCTGGGTCGGGACCTTCTACGTGTTGCCGGTTCGGGCTTGGGAGCTGCGCTCCTGGGATCGCTTTCTCATTCCCAAGCCGTTCTCTCGTGTTGTTATTACCTGGCCTGCCCACATTCCGGCGACAGAGGTTACCGAGGGTTCTGTTCAGGCTGCACTCGAGCAGGCCGTTGCAATGGCAGGTCCAAACTTTACTGAAAGCGTGGTCGATTGA